In Microbacterium laevaniformans, a single window of DNA contains:
- a CDS encoding glycosyltransferase family 2 protein, with protein sequence MSTPVVTVIVPGRDVAAYAHEAVDSLRTQTLTSWRAILVDDGSLDATGEVFAAAAASDDRFHVVSHPVARGLSAARNTGLELVETPFVGFLDADDVLTPRALERFVDTLTRSGSDVVVGAYVRLRADEAGTYRPGPVQPWVRAATDPPRLATTLAAHPEVSGNVVAWSKLSRVELWRRAGLRFPEGKLYEDQLVAQRLYTAARAIDVIPDVVVHWRERADGSSITQNKNLLPVLEDYLDALSGGIAVLDGAGQRAAVRARIRLILEMDVPPLVRIAQDSPDDAYRRTLGTFIRVLHDRADAESIELDHAAARLRSAAELW encoded by the coding sequence GTGAGCACACCCGTCGTCACCGTCATCGTCCCCGGACGCGACGTCGCCGCCTACGCGCACGAGGCCGTCGACTCCCTCCGCACCCAAACGCTCACGAGCTGGCGCGCCATCTTGGTCGACGACGGATCCCTCGACGCGACCGGGGAGGTCTTTGCGGCGGCGGCGGCATCCGACGATCGTTTCCATGTCGTCAGCCATCCCGTCGCGCGCGGTCTGTCGGCCGCCCGCAACACCGGGCTGGAGCTCGTCGAGACACCGTTCGTCGGATTCCTGGATGCCGACGACGTGCTCACCCCGCGCGCACTGGAACGCTTCGTCGACACGCTCACGCGCTCTGGCAGCGACGTCGTCGTGGGCGCCTACGTGCGGCTGCGCGCCGATGAGGCCGGCACCTACCGTCCCGGCCCCGTGCAACCGTGGGTTCGCGCCGCCACCGATCCGCCGCGGCTCGCGACGACGCTGGCCGCGCATCCCGAGGTCTCCGGCAACGTCGTGGCCTGGTCGAAGCTCAGCCGGGTGGAGCTCTGGCGGCGGGCGGGGCTGCGCTTTCCCGAGGGCAAGCTCTACGAGGATCAGCTGGTCGCGCAGCGTCTCTACACCGCCGCGCGCGCCATCGACGTCATCCCCGACGTCGTCGTGCACTGGCGAGAGCGCGCCGATGGTTCCTCCATCACGCAGAACAAGAATCTGCTCCCTGTGCTCGAGGACTACCTCGACGCCCTCAGCGGCGGTATCGCCGTGCTCGACGGCGCCGGCCAGCGCGCCGCCGTCCGCGCCCGCATCCGTCTCATTCTGGAGATGGACGTCCCTCCGCTCGTTCGCATCGCGCAAGACAGCCCCGACGACGCCTACCGACGCACGCTCGGCACGTTCATCCGCGTGCTCCATGATCGCGCGGATGCCGAGTCCATCGAACTCGACCACGCCGCGGCCCGGTTGCGCAGCGCGGCTGAACTGTGGTGA
- the nadC gene encoding carboxylating nicotinate-nucleotide diphosphorylase, with the protein MLTPRQIERVVIAALEEDAPWGDVTSEYLIPADAAATADLVAREPGVFSGGDVFAAAFTLTDADITVDLAVSDGAAFGAGDVLATVSGPARGVLTAERVGLNLVQRMSGIATLTARYVDAVAGSGARIADTRKTTPGLRALERHAVRSGGGHNHRYSLSDAVMAKDNHLAVLTADGGDLTGALRRALAALPHTTHVEVEVDRLEQIEPVLAAGDGTARVGTIMLDNFTLDDLRAGVALVAGRATIEASGGVSLRTVTDIAATGVDVISVGALTHSARALDLGLDARVSGADVGA; encoded by the coding sequence ATGCTGACTCCACGCCAGATCGAGCGCGTGGTCATCGCCGCCCTCGAGGAGGACGCGCCGTGGGGCGACGTCACCAGCGAGTATCTGATCCCGGCGGATGCCGCCGCCACGGCCGACCTGGTCGCGCGCGAGCCCGGTGTCTTCAGCGGCGGCGACGTGTTCGCGGCAGCGTTCACCCTCACCGACGCGGACATCACCGTCGACCTGGCCGTTTCCGATGGCGCCGCTTTCGGAGCGGGTGATGTGCTCGCGACCGTCAGCGGGCCGGCACGAGGCGTGCTGACAGCTGAACGGGTGGGCCTCAACCTCGTGCAGCGCATGAGCGGCATCGCCACGCTCACCGCCCGCTACGTCGACGCGGTCGCAGGCAGCGGCGCGCGCATCGCGGACACGCGCAAGACCACTCCGGGATTGCGGGCACTGGAACGTCACGCCGTCCGCAGCGGCGGCGGCCACAACCACCGCTATTCGCTGTCGGACGCAGTGATGGCCAAGGACAACCATCTCGCGGTGCTGACCGCCGACGGCGGTGATCTGACGGGCGCGCTGCGCCGTGCGCTGGCGGCGCTCCCCCACACGACGCATGTCGAGGTGGAGGTCGATCGACTGGAGCAGATCGAACCCGTCCTCGCCGCCGGCGACGGCACCGCGCGTGTCGGCACGATCATGCTCGACAACTTCACCCTCGACGACCTCCGCGCGGGCGTCGCGCTCGTCGCCGGACGCGCCACCATCGAGGCGTCGGGCGGAGTGAGTCTGCGCACCGTGACCGACATCGCCGCCACCGGTGTCGACGTGATCTCGGTGGGCGCCCTGACGCACTCCGCACGCGCGCTCGACCTCGGCCTGGACGCGCGCGTGTCGGGCGCCGACGTCGGAGCCTGA
- a CDS encoding cysteine desulfurase family protein, with protein MFYLDHAATTPVRPEVREAMLPFLGERFGNPSSHHTVGEAAASVLSDARRRVAAVFGMRPADIVFTSGGTEADNLAVKGITIGTALLRGRGRSAPMHVITTPIEHEAVLASCGYLDRVHGASITRLPVDATGLVAPADIAAALRPETALVSIGYANNEVGTVQDLGAIAAVTRAAGVALHVDAVQAAGWLPLADTGADAMSVAGHKIGAPPGIGVLAIRGRVPLEPLLHGGGQERERRSGTENVAGAVAIATALEIAERERLAAAARVGALRDRFTARVLALVPSSQLTGHPVRRLPSLASFTFAGTSGESVLLELERRGVVSSSGSACAAGRDEPSHVLLALGITPELAQTAVRFSFGHDFGAGDEERAAALLDAAADAVAASVTAVRSGP; from the coding sequence GTGTTCTATCTCGATCACGCTGCCACCACGCCGGTGCGTCCGGAAGTGCGGGAGGCGATGCTGCCCTTCCTCGGCGAGCGTTTCGGCAACCCGTCCAGCCACCACACCGTCGGTGAGGCCGCGGCATCCGTCCTCTCGGATGCGCGGCGGCGCGTCGCCGCCGTGTTCGGCATGCGCCCCGCCGACATCGTCTTCACCTCGGGTGGCACCGAAGCGGACAACCTGGCGGTGAAGGGCATCACGATCGGCACGGCGCTGCTTCGCGGCCGCGGACGAAGCGCTCCGATGCACGTGATCACCACGCCGATCGAGCATGAAGCCGTCCTCGCCTCCTGCGGGTACCTGGATCGTGTGCACGGGGCGAGCATCACCCGGCTGCCCGTGGACGCGACGGGCCTCGTCGCGCCCGCGGACATCGCCGCGGCGCTTCGCCCCGAGACCGCGCTCGTGTCGATCGGCTACGCGAACAACGAGGTCGGCACGGTTCAGGATCTGGGCGCGATCGCCGCGGTGACGCGCGCGGCCGGCGTCGCGCTGCACGTCGACGCCGTACAGGCGGCGGGCTGGCTGCCGCTGGCCGACACCGGAGCCGATGCGATGTCGGTCGCCGGACACAAGATCGGAGCTCCCCCGGGCATCGGCGTGCTCGCGATCCGAGGCCGCGTGCCTCTGGAACCGTTGCTCCACGGCGGCGGCCAGGAGCGCGAGCGGCGCAGCGGCACCGAGAACGTCGCCGGCGCGGTCGCGATCGCAACCGCCCTGGAGATCGCGGAGCGCGAGCGCCTCGCCGCAGCGGCACGCGTCGGCGCGCTGCGCGACCGCTTCACCGCCCGCGTGCTGGCCCTCGTCCCCTCCTCTCAGCTCACCGGTCACCCCGTGCGTCGCCTGCCCTCCTTGGCCAGTTTCACCTTCGCGGGAACCAGCGGCGAGTCGGTGCTGCTCGAGCTCGAACGCCGTGGCGTCGTCTCCTCCAGCGGCTCCGCGTGCGCCGCCGGAAGGGACGAGCCGTCCCATGTGCTGCTCGCGCTGGGCATCACCCCGGAGCTCGCCCAGACCGCCGTGCGCTTCAGTTTCGGCCATGACTTCGGGGCCGGCGACGAGGAGCGGGCCGCAGCGCTGCTCGATGCCGCCGCGGACGCGGTCGCCGCATCGGTGACGGCGGTACGATCGGGGCCGTGA
- a CDS encoding ABC transporter ATP-binding protein produces MGGMGPGGRAAAFRGVDEGAQRRLNAQAPAIPNLGARVMGLFRPYRLRILVTAVMVVVGAAIGVVPPLIVQRIFDDALFPTDGAPPDLALLLRLVLTMIGLFLFSAVLGVTQTWLTSTVGNRVTGDLRVRLFDHLQAMELGFFTRTKTGVIQSRLQNDVGGVSDVLTNTVTSILGNTVTVISALVAMILIDWRLTVIAVVMMPALVLVQRRVGQVRARIAGQTQESLSELTSITQETLSVSGILLSKAFNRQRAESERYRAENLNQVRLQVRRAMSGQGFFAVVQVIMASVPAVIYLVSGYLIAGGTGAITAGAVVAFTTVQARLLQPLMGLMRVALDLQTSRALFARIFEYLDLTPAIVDAPDAIDVARAPGPIGRVEFRDVVFRYPDAAGDTRPTLDGVSFVAEPGQHIAFVGPSGAGKTTIVYLAPRLYEASEGAVVFAGRDVRGLTQDSIVENVGIVSQETYLFHATIADNLRYAKPDASDEELVAACTAANIHHAIANFEHGYDTVVGERGYRLSGGEKQRIAIARVLLKDPPVLLLDEATSALDTVSERVVQEALDNVARGRTTISIAHRLSTVVGADVIHVVEAGRIVESGTHSELLAQGGLYAELALEQMAAATIEGLEAQAREQA; encoded by the coding sequence ATGGGGGGAATGGGGCCGGGTGGTCGTGCGGCGGCATTCCGCGGCGTGGACGAAGGCGCGCAACGGCGACTGAACGCACAGGCCCCGGCGATTCCGAACCTGGGTGCTCGGGTCATGGGCCTGTTCCGCCCCTACCGCCTGCGCATCCTCGTGACCGCGGTGATGGTCGTCGTCGGCGCGGCGATCGGCGTCGTGCCGCCCCTCATCGTGCAGCGGATCTTCGACGACGCGCTGTTTCCCACAGACGGCGCGCCGCCGGATCTCGCGCTTCTGCTGCGCTTGGTGCTCACGATGATCGGACTGTTCCTGTTCTCCGCCGTGCTCGGCGTCACGCAGACCTGGCTCACCTCGACGGTCGGGAATCGTGTCACGGGAGACCTGCGGGTCCGCCTGTTCGATCACCTGCAGGCGATGGAGCTGGGCTTTTTCACCCGCACGAAGACCGGGGTCATCCAGTCGCGGCTGCAGAACGACGTCGGCGGCGTCTCGGACGTCCTGACCAATACGGTCACCAGCATCCTGGGAAACACGGTCACGGTGATCTCGGCGCTCGTCGCCATGATCCTCATCGACTGGCGGCTGACCGTCATCGCCGTGGTCATGATGCCCGCGCTCGTGCTCGTGCAGAGGCGGGTGGGGCAGGTGCGGGCCCGTATCGCGGGGCAGACGCAGGAGTCGCTCAGCGAGTTGACCAGCATCACCCAGGAGACGCTGTCGGTGAGCGGCATCCTCCTGTCCAAGGCTTTCAACCGCCAGCGAGCGGAGTCAGAGCGCTACCGCGCCGAGAACCTCAACCAGGTGCGTCTGCAGGTGCGACGAGCCATGAGCGGCCAGGGCTTCTTCGCTGTCGTGCAGGTCATCATGGCGTCGGTGCCGGCGGTCATCTATCTGGTGTCGGGCTATCTCATCGCGGGCGGAACCGGCGCGATCACGGCCGGCGCCGTCGTCGCCTTCACCACGGTGCAGGCGCGCCTGCTCCAACCGCTCATGGGGCTGATGCGTGTGGCGCTGGATCTGCAGACCTCCCGGGCCCTGTTCGCGCGCATCTTCGAGTACCTCGACTTGACGCCGGCCATCGTCGACGCTCCCGACGCGATCGACGTCGCGCGCGCCCCCGGGCCGATCGGACGGGTCGAGTTCCGCGACGTCGTCTTCCGCTATCCGGATGCCGCGGGCGACACCCGCCCGACTCTCGACGGAGTGTCCTTCGTCGCCGAGCCCGGCCAGCACATCGCTTTCGTGGGGCCGTCCGGCGCGGGCAAGACCACCATCGTCTACCTTGCTCCGCGTCTGTACGAAGCGTCCGAGGGCGCCGTCGTCTTCGCCGGGCGGGATGTGCGGGGACTCACCCAGGACTCGATCGTGGAGAACGTCGGCATCGTGTCACAGGAGACCTACCTGTTCCACGCCACCATCGCCGACAACCTCCGCTACGCGAAGCCCGATGCCAGCGACGAGGAGCTCGTGGCGGCGTGCACGGCGGCGAACATCCACCACGCGATCGCGAACTTCGAGCACGGCTATGACACGGTCGTCGGCGAGCGCGGCTATCGGCTCTCGGGCGGCGAGAAGCAGCGGATCGCGATCGCGCGCGTACTGCTGAAGGATCCACCGGTGCTGCTGCTGGACGAGGCCACGTCGGCTTTGGACACCGTCTCGGAACGGGTCGTGCAGGAAGCGCTGGACAATGTGGCGCGGGGGCGCACGACCATCTCCATCGCACACCGGCTGTCCACCGTCGTCGGTGCCGATGTCATCCATGTCGTCGAAGCGGGGCGCATCGTGGAGTCGGGAACCCATTCCGAACTCCTCGCCCAGGGCGGACTCTATGCGGAGCTGGCCCTCGAGCAGATGGCGGCTGCGACGATCGAGGGCCTGGAGGCGCAGGCGCGGGAACAGGCCTGA
- the nadB gene encoding L-aspartate oxidase: MPDVVVVGSGIAGLTAALHAAASGCRVTLVTKDVLEHANTRYAQGGIAGVMFDDDSVAAHEHDTLVAGAGLSDPAAVRVLVSEGPERIRELIELGVAFDRGSDGALVKGLEAAHSYPRVLHAGGDATGSVIEKALVARVRASGARVIEHAFLVDLILDSDARACGVDLLVGDTRRDRIPADAVVLATGGVGQLYAHTTNPAVATGDGIAAAVRAGANVCDLEFVQFHPTVLSVDGAEPFLVSEAVRGEGAVLRDQEGRRFMLDIHPDAELAPRDVVARAIAAVMDEQGGEPVLLDATGLGLEAAGTGSARKKAAAFLRRRFPTIDAAVRERGLDWSQEAIPVTPAAHYLMGGVATDLYGRTSVPRLYAVGEVARTGVHGANRLASNSLLEGAVFGARAGDAIVGDTDSATWPVVGGSRATTAVVGDPSTADATPWHRTALQMLMWEHAGLVRDAAGLRHAASVIDGWRAAQHPPHREADFEDANLLLVAACLVDAALARTASVGAHARRDDMHTGSPSVPALPELQASAC; the protein is encoded by the coding sequence GTGCCCGACGTCGTCGTGGTCGGCTCGGGGATCGCGGGGCTCACCGCGGCGCTGCACGCCGCGGCATCCGGATGCCGGGTGACCCTCGTCACGAAGGACGTGCTCGAACACGCCAACACGCGCTACGCCCAAGGCGGCATCGCCGGCGTCATGTTCGACGACGACAGCGTCGCCGCACACGAGCACGACACGCTCGTCGCGGGCGCGGGGCTCAGCGACCCCGCCGCCGTCCGCGTCCTGGTGAGCGAAGGGCCCGAGCGCATCCGTGAACTCATCGAGCTCGGCGTCGCGTTCGACCGCGGCAGCGATGGCGCTCTCGTGAAGGGACTGGAGGCCGCACACTCCTACCCGCGGGTGCTCCACGCAGGGGGCGACGCGACCGGGAGCGTGATCGAGAAGGCGCTCGTTGCACGCGTGCGCGCCAGCGGGGCCCGCGTCATCGAGCACGCGTTCCTCGTCGATCTGATCCTCGACAGCGACGCTCGCGCGTGCGGCGTCGACCTCCTGGTCGGTGACACGCGGCGCGATCGGATCCCGGCGGATGCCGTCGTGCTGGCGACCGGGGGTGTCGGTCAGCTCTACGCGCACACCACCAACCCCGCCGTCGCCACCGGCGACGGCATCGCCGCGGCCGTACGCGCCGGCGCGAATGTGTGCGACCTGGAGTTCGTGCAGTTTCACCCCACCGTCCTGTCGGTCGACGGCGCCGAGCCCTTCCTCGTCTCGGAGGCCGTCCGCGGCGAAGGTGCGGTCTTGCGCGACCAGGAGGGGCGGCGCTTCATGCTCGACATCCACCCCGATGCCGAGCTCGCGCCCCGCGATGTGGTCGCCCGCGCGATCGCCGCGGTGATGGACGAGCAGGGCGGCGAGCCGGTGCTCCTCGACGCGACCGGCCTGGGCCTCGAAGCCGCCGGTACGGGCTCGGCGCGCAAGAAGGCGGCTGCCTTCCTGCGACGCCGCTTCCCGACGATCGACGCCGCCGTGCGCGAACGCGGGCTGGACTGGTCGCAGGAGGCGATTCCGGTGACGCCGGCCGCGCACTACCTCATGGGCGGCGTGGCCACCGACCTGTACGGACGCACGAGCGTCCCGCGACTGTATGCGGTGGGCGAAGTCGCCCGCACCGGCGTGCACGGCGCGAACCGACTCGCCTCCAACTCGCTGCTGGAGGGCGCCGTGTTCGGCGCCCGTGCCGGTGACGCGATCGTGGGCGACACCGACTCCGCAACCTGGCCGGTCGTCGGCGGTTCCCGTGCGACGACGGCCGTCGTCGGCGATCCGAGCACGGCCGATGCGACGCCGTGGCACCGAACGGCGCTGCAGATGCTGATGTGGGAGCACGCCGGACTCGTGCGCGATGCGGCGGGGCTCCGCCACGCCGCGTCCGTGATCGACGGCTGGCGGGCCGCGCAGCACCCGCCGCACCGGGAGGCCGATTTCGAGGACGCCAACCTGCTGCTCGTCGCGGCCTGCCTGGTGGATGCCGCGCTCGCGCGGACAGCCTCGGTGGGAGCGCACGCGCGCCGCGACGACATGCACACCGGCTCACCGTCCGTCCCGGCTCTGCCCGAGCTCCAGGCGTCGGCATGCTGA